One Sanguibacter keddieii DSM 10542 genomic window carries:
- a CDS encoding HdeD family acid-resistance protein, with product MARTTGKKQAAVSGPSDGAHGPQGIELRKARGLWMMPLVRGLLLILLGLLLMVQPLGTLDRLIMLFAVFLVLDGVVAAVQGLVNRDQIGWRWWLVQGAVDVVFAVIILVWPGATALVLFYLLVVWTLVLGVAAIAGSVALVRNRDLGWPWLLTIGLLSTLFGFLLVTRSQDGAAALELVTVVFGIYAFVSGAVHVVSVFAIRSVAQEIDRALTGQSLVVDAMAARQVAAREAAEERAQARATATAEKKAEKKAAKEAGRGDGDAPRAARDTKVIHLPDESHDSHPAGGSSTRDEGAARDRAHVDEERVYDDELAATGFPDSPGVVSAPPAVVPDEERSGRVPARTDRAQPVSSTTPSPASPTSPSSTPSTDSSKVPASAPYDVEADAATAAEADAAAGPHETSASQSPPEGGPAPRT from the coding sequence ATGGCTCGGACCACAGGCAAGAAGCAGGCAGCGGTGAGCGGACCGTCCGACGGTGCGCACGGACCGCAGGGCATCGAGCTGCGCAAGGCCCGCGGGCTGTGGATGATGCCGCTGGTGCGCGGTCTCCTGCTCATCCTGCTGGGCCTGCTGCTCATGGTGCAGCCGCTCGGCACCCTCGACCGCCTCATCATGCTGTTCGCGGTGTTCCTCGTGCTCGACGGCGTGGTCGCGGCGGTCCAGGGGCTCGTGAACCGGGACCAGATCGGGTGGCGCTGGTGGTTGGTCCAGGGTGCGGTCGACGTGGTCTTCGCCGTGATCATCCTCGTGTGGCCGGGCGCGACGGCGCTCGTGCTCTTCTACCTGCTCGTCGTGTGGACCCTCGTCCTGGGTGTCGCGGCGATCGCCGGGTCGGTCGCGCTGGTCCGCAACCGTGACCTCGGCTGGCCGTGGCTGCTGACCATCGGTCTGCTGTCCACGCTGTTCGGCTTCTTGCTCGTGACCCGCTCGCAGGACGGCGCCGCGGCGCTCGAGCTCGTGACGGTGGTGTTCGGCATCTACGCCTTCGTCAGCGGCGCCGTGCACGTGGTGTCGGTGTTCGCGATCCGCTCGGTGGCGCAGGAGATCGACCGCGCCCTCACCGGCCAGAGCCTCGTGGTCGACGCGATGGCCGCCCGCCAGGTCGCGGCCCGCGAGGCCGCCGAGGAGCGCGCCCAGGCCCGTGCGACGGCGACCGCCGAGAAGAAGGCGGAGAAGAAGGCCGCCAAGGAGGCCGGGCGCGGCGACGGCGACGCACCGCGGGCGGCGCGCGACACGAAGGTCATCCACCTGCCCGACGAGTCGCACGACTCGCACCCTGCTGGTGGGAGCAGCACGCGTGACGAGGGGGCGGCCCGAGACCGTGCTCACGTCGACGAGGAGCGTGTCTACGACGACGAGCTCGCGGCGACGGGCTTCCCGGACAGCCCCGGGGTCGTCTCCGCGCCGCCCGCGGTCGTCCCCGACGAGGAGCGGTCCGGCAGGGTCCCGGCGCGCACGGACCGGGCACAGCCGGTGAGCAGCACGACCCCCAGCCCTGCCAGCCCAACCAGCCCTTCCAGCACTCCCAGCACCGACAGCTCGAAGGTACCGGCGAGCGCCCCCTACGACGTCGAGGCAGACGCGGCGACCGCCGCCGAGGCTGACGCTGCCGCCGGTCCCCACGAGACCTCGGCATCGCAGTCTCCGCCCGAGGGTGGACCCGCTCCACGCACCTGA
- a CDS encoding lysylphosphatidylglycerol synthase transmembrane domain-containing protein, translating to MPPESQQHRAVHDVGSFYAETSATPTLPGAPGTDAEHDDTLAPVLVVDTPMVRVRQPRDLVNVVVAGVGAILVLVLAVYAHATTEGVQADVQNFGSVLAQVLFVPVALLEALIMLGVPVAVLTEIAIRRQGRQVVECIAALVTGLTLAALATWAIATWGSDELQIGMSVPIRGVYTLTIPGFIAGVGGLLTASGPRMRRRTVRLSWNLLWVSLTVVLVTGQVSLSGVLFALLLGRLAGMLVRYVSGVRSERAYGQDLLDGVRRAGFEPTALIRVRDVADDDEPVDAYDRVSDEEASARALAEGTELAPGPSSVAITRYSDNRVYALSQDGGPRLDVVVLDGDRQVIGVLTRLWRSLRLRGIDGRSAISLRAVAERAALLAYAAQSAGVRSPRLLGLAEADDSMLLIQEHAVGTMPLRDVPTEKITDKVLRDAWRQLEIAHAAGLAHRQLTADVLLLGSSESGEPEVWLTGWESGDVASSTLARRMDLTQLIALLALRVGAERAMASAAEVLSDTDIEALGPLLQVVALPTSTREEVRKHKEVITDLRQAFVDRLPEADVQPVSLVRFGARTIITLVLSVVAVFVVLTTINFEEIKEALLDAQPWWALVAFALGVVTWVGSAVTFVAFAPVRLSVFRATAVQAAASFVALAAPAGLGPAALNLRMLTKRGVSTSLALATVALVQVSQFVVTVLLLVGLSVATGDGGVLRSLPSTTMLAAFAIAALVVASAFMVPWVRRWVISKLEPMYRQVWPRLSEMLGQPWRIALGFAGNIVMTMGYVLAFDAALAAFGQDVALVDVAVVYLVGNTAGALVPTPGGLGAIEFALITGLTATAGVPASIATPAVALFRVVTYWARIPIGWVAMRYLQRKGDL from the coding sequence ATGCCACCCGAGTCACAGCAGCACCGCGCGGTGCACGACGTCGGGTCCTTCTACGCCGAGACCAGCGCCACCCCGACGCTTCCCGGAGCGCCAGGGACCGACGCAGAGCACGACGACACCCTCGCACCCGTCCTCGTGGTCGACACCCCGATGGTCCGGGTCCGGCAGCCCCGCGACCTCGTCAACGTCGTCGTGGCCGGCGTCGGCGCGATCCTCGTCCTCGTCCTCGCGGTCTACGCGCACGCCACGACGGAGGGCGTGCAGGCCGACGTCCAGAACTTCGGCTCGGTCCTCGCCCAGGTGCTGTTCGTCCCGGTGGCGCTCCTCGAGGCGCTCATCATGCTCGGGGTGCCCGTCGCCGTCCTCACCGAGATCGCCATCCGGCGCCAGGGGCGGCAGGTGGTCGAGTGCATCGCCGCGCTCGTCACCGGCCTCACCCTCGCGGCCCTCGCCACCTGGGCCATCGCCACCTGGGGCTCCGACGAGCTGCAGATCGGCATGTCCGTGCCGATCCGCGGGGTCTACACCCTGACGATCCCCGGGTTCATCGCCGGCGTCGGCGGGCTCCTCACCGCCTCCGGCCCCCGCATGCGACGACGCACCGTGCGGCTGTCGTGGAACCTGCTGTGGGTCTCCCTCACCGTCGTGCTCGTCACCGGCCAGGTCTCCCTGTCCGGCGTCCTCTTCGCGCTGCTGCTGGGGCGCCTCGCAGGGATGCTCGTCCGCTACGTGTCGGGTGTGCGCAGCGAGCGCGCCTACGGGCAGGACCTCCTCGACGGCGTCCGCCGCGCCGGGTTCGAGCCCACCGCGCTCATCCGGGTCCGCGACGTCGCCGACGACGACGAGCCCGTCGACGCCTACGACCGCGTCTCCGACGAGGAGGCCTCGGCCCGTGCCCTCGCCGAGGGCACCGAGCTCGCCCCCGGTCCGTCGTCGGTGGCGATCACCCGCTACTCCGACAACCGCGTCTACGCGCTCAGCCAGGACGGCGGGCCGCGCCTCGACGTCGTCGTCCTCGACGGCGACCGGCAGGTCATCGGCGTGCTCACCCGCCTGTGGCGCTCCCTGCGGCTGCGCGGCATCGACGGACGCTCGGCCATCTCGCTGCGCGCCGTGGCCGAGCGCGCCGCGCTGCTCGCCTACGCCGCGCAGTCGGCCGGCGTCCGGTCCCCGCGCCTGCTCGGCCTGGCCGAGGCCGACGACTCGATGCTGCTCATCCAGGAGCACGCGGTGGGCACCATGCCGCTGCGCGACGTCCCGACCGAGAAGATCACCGACAAGGTGCTGCGCGACGCCTGGCGCCAGCTCGAGATCGCGCACGCCGCCGGCCTGGCCCACCGCCAGCTCACCGCCGACGTGCTGCTGCTCGGCTCCTCCGAGTCCGGCGAGCCCGAGGTGTGGCTCACCGGCTGGGAGTCCGGCGACGTCGCGTCGTCCACCCTCGCCCGCCGCATGGACCTCACCCAGCTCATCGCGCTCCTGGCTCTGCGGGTCGGCGCCGAGCGGGCCATGGCCTCTGCCGCCGAGGTGCTCTCCGACACCGACATCGAGGCACTCGGCCCCCTGCTCCAGGTGGTCGCGCTGCCCACGAGCACCCGTGAAGAGGTCCGCAAGCACAAGGAGGTCATCACCGACCTCCGTCAGGCCTTCGTGGACCGGCTCCCCGAGGCCGACGTCCAGCCGGTGAGCCTCGTGCGGTTCGGCGCCCGGACCATCATCACGCTGGTGCTGTCGGTCGTCGCCGTGTTCGTGGTGCTCACGACCATCAACTTCGAGGAGATCAAGGAGGCGCTCCTCGACGCCCAGCCGTGGTGGGCCCTCGTGGCCTTCGCGCTCGGCGTCGTCACCTGGGTGGGCAGCGCCGTCACCTTCGTCGCCTTCGCCCCGGTGAGGCTGTCGGTGTTCCGCGCGACGGCCGTGCAGGCCGCCGCCTCCTTCGTGGCGCTCGCCGCCCCGGCCGGGCTCGGCCCGGCGGCCCTCAACCTGCGGATGCTCACCAAGCGCGGCGTCAGCACCTCGCTCGCCCTCGCGACCGTCGCCCTCGTCCAGGTGTCGCAGTTCGTGGTCACGGTCCTGCTGCTCGTCGGGCTGTCCGTCGCCACCGGCGACGGCGGCGTGCTCCGCTCCCTCCCGTCCACCACCATGCTCGCCGCCTTCGCGATCGCCGCGCTCGTGGTCGCCTCGGCGTTCATGGTCCCGTGGGTGCGCCGCTGGGTGATCTCCAAGCTCGAGCCCATGTACCGCCAGGTGTGGCCGCGCCTGTCCGAGATGCTCGGCCAGCCGTGGCGCATCGCCCTCGGCTTCGCCGGGAACATCGTCATGACCATGGGCTACGTCCTCGCCTTCGACGCGGCCCTGGCCGCCTTCGGGCAGGACGTCGCGCTCGTCGACGTGGCCGTCGTCTACCTCGTCGGCAACACCGCCGGTGCGCTCGTCCCGACGCCCGGCGGGCTCGGCGCCATCGAGTTCGCGCTCATCACCGGTCTGACGGCCACCGCCGGGGTGCCCGCGTCCATCGCGACCCCGGCCGTCGCGCTGTTCCGCGTGGTCACGTACTGGGCGCGCATCCCCATCGGGTGGGTCGCCATGCGGTACCTGCAGCGCAAGGGTGATCTGTAG
- a CDS encoding YibE/F family protein, translated as MTRPENDSRQRGAHSTHEGHDGHGAHHHAQPDAPTADDRCEHCGRHGDAGAPAGTAAGSTTTAPSGDVLVHGHGHGPAPKASRRVRTILAAFLVPILLLTVVGLVLLWPHGAPERGTIDTTADTAGKLYGVVTGEPVDNLVPVTLDDTGEQIQVMFPPDYLALGVDVGSTLKILHIPQAAASGSEYVFMDYTRDLPIGLLTVAYLVVVLAVAGWRGLASVGGLVISFVVVVTFTLPALLVGTNPVGVALITSAVVMFVVLYLAHGFTARTSAALLGTIIGLVITTGLAGWAVDAANIFGLSDEYALALPAYAPDVDIRGIAVCGIVLAGLGVLNDVTITQASSVWELRAVSPTMNRRDLFLRGMRIGRDHIASTVYTIAFAYLGAALPMLLMVSLIDMGLGETLTSGEIAHEVVRTLVGSIGLVLAIPITTGIAALAVGGHDSLGPVPGTHTSEPVAPGATPTSTGTRPALPTRAALRGARKGR; from the coding sequence GTGACTCGACCTGAGAACGATTCCCGGCAGCGCGGGGCGCACAGCACGCACGAGGGGCACGACGGGCACGGCGCGCACCACCACGCGCAGCCCGACGCCCCGACCGCAGACGACCGCTGCGAGCACTGCGGCCGCCACGGCGACGCAGGGGCGCCGGCCGGCACCGCGGCAGGCTCGACGACCACGGCTCCGTCCGGCGACGTCCTCGTGCACGGCCACGGTCACGGCCCGGCGCCGAAGGCGTCGCGCCGGGTGCGGACGATCCTCGCGGCGTTCCTCGTCCCGATCCTGCTGCTGACGGTCGTCGGGCTCGTGCTGCTGTGGCCGCACGGCGCCCCCGAGCGCGGCACCATCGACACGACGGCCGACACCGCCGGCAAGCTCTACGGCGTCGTCACGGGCGAGCCGGTCGACAACCTCGTGCCGGTGACCCTCGACGACACCGGCGAGCAGATCCAGGTGATGTTCCCGCCGGACTACCTGGCCCTCGGGGTGGACGTCGGCTCGACGCTCAAGATCCTGCACATCCCGCAGGCGGCGGCGTCGGGCAGCGAGTACGTGTTCATGGACTACACCCGTGACCTGCCCATCGGGCTGCTCACCGTGGCGTACCTGGTCGTGGTGCTCGCGGTCGCCGGGTGGCGGGGCCTCGCGTCGGTCGGAGGGCTCGTCATCTCCTTCGTGGTGGTGGTGACCTTCACGCTGCCCGCCCTGCTGGTGGGGACCAACCCGGTGGGCGTCGCGCTCATCACCTCGGCGGTGGTCATGTTCGTGGTCCTCTACCTGGCGCACGGCTTCACGGCGAGGACCTCGGCGGCGCTGCTGGGGACCATCATCGGCCTCGTCATCACGACGGGGCTGGCCGGGTGGGCCGTCGACGCCGCGAACATCTTCGGGCTGTCCGACGAGTACGCCCTCGCCCTGCCCGCCTACGCCCCCGACGTCGACATCCGCGGGATCGCGGTCTGCGGCATCGTGCTCGCCGGTCTCGGTGTGCTCAACGACGTGACCATCACCCAGGCGTCGTCGGTGTGGGAGCTGCGGGCCGTGAGCCCCACCATGAACCGCCGTGACCTGTTCCTGCGCGGCATGCGCATCGGCCGGGACCACATCGCCTCGACCGTCTACACCATCGCCTTCGCGTACCTCGGCGCGGCGCTGCCGATGCTGCTCATGGTCTCGCTCATCGACATGGGCCTCGGCGAGACCCTCACCTCGGGCGAGATCGCCCACGAGGTGGTCCGCACGCTCGTCGGCTCCATCGGCCTGGTCCTCGCCATCCCGATCACCACCGGCATCGCGGCCCTGGCCGTCGGCGGCCACGACTCCCTCGGCCCGGTGCCGGGGACCCACACCTCGGAGCCCGTGGCGCCCGGGGCGACGCCCACGTCGACCGGCACGCGACCCGCGCTCCCGACGCGTGCCGCGTTGCGTGGGGCTCGCAAGGGTCGCTGA
- a CDS encoding sugar porter family MFS transporter, with protein sequence MTRSRPVPEKYVTVVASVATLGGLLFGYDTGVISGALLFMSDDLGLTPFTEGLVTSSLLVGAAMGALLGGRLADAYGRRRTLMGLAVVFLLGSLGTALAPDVATMVAFRVVLGLAVGGASSTVPVYIAEMSPAHRRGRLVTQNDLMIVTGQLLAYISNAGIDAVWGGHGTWRWMLAIASVPAVALWFGMMLVPESPRWYASKGRFGEALDVLRRVRAAGDVDAEMAQIRETAAADTSAGSLRDLAVPWVRRLVLLGMLLAVVQQITGVNTIMYYAPTILRETGLGDSAALTATIANGVVSVLATIVGMVLLGKARRRRMLLVGQVGITASLALVGLSFALFFHETDGGLVGSFPGASYVVLFFMLTFLCFQQGSISPVTWLMLSEIFPMKLRGIGLGLAAFANWTINVGVTLVFPVLLAGIGGTWTFALFACVNLAMIVPALRYVPETRGRTLEQLEQQFRGAEQPRS encoded by the coding sequence GTGACCCGCTCGCGTCCCGTCCCCGAGAAGTACGTCACCGTGGTGGCCTCCGTCGCGACCCTCGGCGGTCTGCTGTTCGGCTACGACACCGGGGTGATCTCGGGTGCGCTGCTCTTCATGTCGGACGACCTCGGGCTGACGCCCTTCACCGAGGGCCTGGTCACGAGCTCGCTCCTCGTCGGCGCCGCGATGGGTGCGCTGCTCGGTGGGCGTCTCGCCGACGCCTACGGCCGCCGCCGGACCCTCATGGGCCTCGCGGTCGTGTTCCTGCTCGGGTCGCTCGGCACCGCCCTGGCCCCCGACGTGGCGACCATGGTCGCCTTCCGGGTGGTCCTGGGGCTCGCCGTCGGCGGCGCGTCCTCGACCGTCCCGGTGTACATCGCGGAGATGTCACCGGCGCACCGTCGTGGACGGCTGGTCACGCAGAACGACCTCATGATCGTCACGGGCCAGCTGCTCGCCTACATCTCCAACGCCGGGATCGACGCCGTGTGGGGCGGCCACGGTACGTGGCGGTGGATGCTCGCGATCGCGTCCGTGCCGGCCGTCGCGCTGTGGTTCGGGATGATGCTCGTCCCCGAGAGCCCGCGCTGGTACGCGTCGAAGGGGCGGTTCGGCGAGGCCCTCGACGTGCTCCGGCGGGTCCGGGCCGCGGGCGACGTCGACGCGGAGATGGCGCAGATCCGGGAGACCGCGGCGGCCGACACGAGTGCCGGCTCGCTGCGGGACCTCGCGGTGCCCTGGGTGCGACGCCTCGTCCTGCTCGGCATGCTGCTCGCCGTGGTCCAGCAGATCACCGGCGTGAACACGATCATGTACTACGCCCCGACGATCCTGCGCGAGACCGGCCTCGGCGACAGCGCCGCCCTGACGGCGACCATCGCCAACGGCGTGGTGTCGGTGCTGGCGACGATCGTCGGGATGGTGCTGCTCGGCAAGGCGCGACGGCGGCGGATGCTGCTCGTGGGTCAGGTGGGCATCACGGCGTCGCTCGCCCTGGTGGGGCTGTCCTTCGCGCTGTTCTTCCACGAGACCGACGGCGGCCTGGTCGGGAGCTTCCCGGGCGCGAGCTACGTGGTGCTGTTCTTCATGCTGACCTTCCTGTGCTTCCAGCAGGGGTCGATCTCGCCGGTCACGTGGCTCATGCTGTCCGAGATCTTCCCCATGAAGCTCCGTGGCATCGGGCTGGGGCTCGCGGCCTTCGCGAACTGGACCATCAACGTCGGGGTGACGCTCGTGTTCCCCGTGCTGCTGGCGGGGATCGGCGGGACGTGGACCTTCGCGCTCTTCGCCTGCGTGAACCTCGCGATGATCGTCCCGGCGCTGCGCTACGTCCCCGAGACCCGGGGGCGCACCCTCGAGCAGCTCGAGCAGCAGTTCCGCGGCGCGGAGCAGCCGAGGTCGTAG
- a CDS encoding HU family DNA-binding protein, producing MSLNRTDLVSAIAGKSGLTKTDADAALSALQEVLVESLSAGEAVKVTGLLSVERVERAARTGRNPRTGEEISIPAGFGVKISAGSLLKKAVSTK from the coding sequence ATGTCGCTCAACCGCACCGACCTCGTCTCGGCGATCGCTGGCAAGTCTGGTCTGACCAAGACCGACGCCGACGCTGCTCTCTCGGCTCTCCAGGAGGTCCTCGTCGAGTCCCTCTCCGCCGGCGAGGCTGTCAAGGTCACCGGCCTGCTCTCCGTCGAGCGCGTCGAGCGTGCCGCTCGCACGGGCCGCAACCCCCGCACCGGCGAGGAGATCTCGATCCCCGCTGGCTTCGGCGTGAAGATCTCGGCTGGCAGCCTCCTCAAGAAGGCCGTCTCCACCAAGTGA